TCCATTACATAATTATAGGCTATGCCGCTGGCAATAATTCCCAGTTGCTTGTCCGGGCCGTCAAAATATTTATTGAATCCGAATGCTCCGGAAATCTCTTCCATACTTGCCTGCTTCGAGAGCAATGCCTCATATTTTTTTCGTGCAAAAACAGGGAGCAATACAAACTGACGCAAATTTTCGGGTACTGCAGTCTCATTCTGTGGTTTCTGCTCAAGGCAGCTTACAGTAGACCGGGAATGAGCCAGCCGGGTTGGAATCCTCAACAAAACAGGTAATTTCAATTGTTCCGAAAGTTCAAAACCATAATAGGCCATTTCGTATGCTTCCTGCTGATTGGAAGGTTCAAAAATGGGAATTCCGGCAAAATTGCCATAGAATCTGGAATCCTGTTCATTTTGTGAGGAATGCATGGAAGGATCATCGGCAACTGCAACAATCACTCCCCCGTTCACTCCGGTAAAGGAAGCATTCATAAAAGGATCGGCAGCTACATTCAAACCTATATGTTTCATACATACCATGGCTCTTTTGCCGGCATAGGACATGCCCAGGGCAGCTTCCATGGCTGTCTTTTCATTGGCCGACCATTCACGATGGATGTTCTTTTCTTCAGCATAACGGGAACTACGGACATATTCGGTAATCTCTGTGGAGGGGGTACCGGGATAGGCATAGATGCCCGACAAGCCTCCATCCAAAGCTCCCTGGGCAATGGCTTCATCTCCCAACAACAATAATGTATCCATTTCTATATATTTTGGTTGCATTTGACACGATTATAAAGAAAAATATCGCATACGGATGTCATGTAAAATTAAGTATAGACGGTTAACACCAATCTTCTCCGGTGTTTTCGGTTCCTGAATTCACATAAATAAATTCCCTGCCAGGTTCCTACATTCAAATGACCCTGCGAAATCGGAATAGTCAGAGATTGACCGAATAATGAAGATTTAATGTGTGCAGGCATATCATCGGACCCCTCCAGCGTATGGGTATAATGAGATGGATTCTCCGTAATAACCTCACGCATGGCCGAATCAAGATCATGACGGACCGAAGGATCGGCATTTTCATTTAAAGTCAGGGCTGCCGAGGTATGTTTTATGAATATATTCAACAGTCCCTTTTCCGGGACTTCCGGCATGTTTTCCCTGATTATCGAGGTGATTATATGAAATCCTCTTCCAAAAGAAGGTAAAGTTATTTCCTTTTGATAAATCATAATGTAATAATTAGCAGGTTTTGGGTCAGGTTTACAAAATTAATAAAAACTTCTCACTTCCCTTTTAAGATAATCTATGGCCACTTTTGCAGAAGATTGCTCCTGCTCCATAAAGCGTTCCAGTAACAAACGACTTAATTTTATAGCGGGGTCGTCCGGCTTCAAACTCTGGGCAGTAGTATTGATCAATTTTACAATGTTTTCCCGTGCACTTTTTACTACTTCCCATGCCTGGGGCGATACATAGATCTGCTGTGATACGTTGTGATCAAATTCCGACCTGATGGTTTGCAGCATTTTATTCTGAAGATCCCTAACGGTCAAATTGTCCTTGCTGATTCGCATCACCAGGGCATCGGGGGAAATTCTTTCCATAAAGAGCGTCAACCGCTCGTAAGCCTGCAATCTTACAGGGGTAACAATCTGCTTGTTTTTCATAATGATCTCATAATCCCTCTTTCGCTGATCATTTTTTATCAATATTCTGATCGTAAAATAGGCAGTGAAAAACACTATGAGTGCCGGCAGAATATATTTCAGTATCTCAAGTATAACCTCCATATGCACATATCTTTTTTGTAAAAATAATTGAAACTTACACAAAATTGCAATTTTTAAGGCGAATTACTTTAATGAGTAATCAAATTAACTTTTGATTCGGTTTAGATTAGACTTTTGATTCGAATAACTCGATATTTTATCATATTTTTGACAAAATTTATCTTTGATCAAAAAAAGCAAAGGAAGGATGAGCACTATATCAAAACGAATCCGGTCGCTTTCAGAATCCCAGACAATAGCCATGTCACAGAAAAGCGCGGAGTTGAAATCCAAAGGCAAGGACATCATCAACCTTAGCGTAGGCCAACCCGATTTCCACACCCCCGATCATATAAAAGAAGCTGCCATCCGGGCCATTCATGATAATTTCACCTCTTACCCCCCTGTACCGGGTTACAGGGATTTAAGAGAGGCTGTCGCAAAAAAATTACAGAAAGAGAATCATCTGGATTATTCCCCGGAACAAATTATTATCTCGGCCGGAGCAAAACATTCGCTGGCCAACGCTATGCTCTCCTTAGTCAACAAAGGCGATGAGGTGATTGTACCTGCCCCTTATTGGGTAAGTTATGTGGAGCAAGTAAAACTGGCCGAAGGCGAAAATGTGGTGGTTCAAACCGATATCGAAAACAATTTCAAAATCACGCCTGAACAGTTAAAAAATGCCATAACCGATAAAACAAAGGCGCTCATCTTGTGTTCTCCTTCCAATCCCACCGGAACCATCTACACCAGGGAGGAACTGGCAGAAATAGCTTCAGTAATCGAAAAAAGCCCTCGTAAAATCTTCGTTATTTCCGATGAGATATATGAATACATCAACTTCCTGGGCGAACATCAAAGTATCGCCCAATTCGACAACATCAGAGACCAGGTGGTCATCATTAACGGGGTTTCCAAAGGATTTGCAATGACGGGATGGCGGATCGGTTATATGGCCGCTCCAACGGAAATAGCCAATGCTGTGGCTAAATTGCAGGGTCAGGTAACCTCAGCCGCAGCTTCTATTTCGCAAAGAGCTGCCCTGGCTGCCATCAATTCCAACAAAGACTTTACAAAAGAAATGGTCAAAGCTTTTAAAAGAAGAAGAGATTTGGTAATGGATGGGCTCGGGCAGATTAAGGGAATAAAAAAATATACCCCACATGGGGCTTTTTATCTTTTCCCGGATATTTCTTACTATTTCGGAAAATCCTATGGTCAGAGGCAAATCAATAACGCCGCAGACCTTTGTTTTTACCTGCTGGAAGAAGCCAATGTTGCCCTTGTTCCGGGCAATGCTTTTGGATCGCCCAACAACATAAGAATATCCTATGCTGCATCTGATGACGCACTTCAGGAGGCGCTCAGAAGAATAAAAGCTTACCTCGACAAACTGGAATAGTTCAGGGTTTGAGTAACACTAGCTTATATGATATTGAATGGTATCAAGCACCTTTTTAATATTCAAAGGCTTTTCTATATAATCTTTTGCACCCAAATCCATTGCTTTTTGATGGCTCTGACTGTCGTCCCTGGCAGTAACAATGATTACAGGTATCTCAGTAATTTTCCCGCGGTCGGAAAGCCTTTTCATAAACTCAAACCCATCAAGCTGGGGCATCATTATATCCAGCAGGATCAGCCTGATCCCCGAATGTTTATCCACATAGTCCAGCCCTTTTTTAGGGTCCTCAGTGATGATTACCGAATATCCTTCATCTTCCAGGAGCCTCTGAAGTAAAAAAAGATTCGTGCCCGAATCATCTACGATTAATATATCGCCGGTTTGTGACATAAAAAATTGTTCAGTACGTTGATCATATAATTTCACTAAAATAACCAATTTTAGTTGTTTCAACAAAAAGATATGGAAATTAATCGATATTGAGCTGCTTTTTTAGATAAGATGATGAATGCATTTTGAAAAGAACAATTAATTTTGCCGGATTGAACAAAATTTATGAAAATGTCAAAAAGAAGGGAAAAAACACCACGCAGAAAACACATCACACTTGTCGGATTGGTCATACTGATTGTAGGTGCAGTAATAGCCTACAGGATATATGATAAGATATACGGCTCCAATATACAACTAAAAGAAAAAGAAAGCACGCACATATACATTCCTACGGGCTCGACGGAAAAAGATGTTTTCCGTATACTGGATACCAGTGATGTGATCCAAAACCTC
The sequence above is drawn from the Bacteroidales bacterium genome and encodes:
- a CDS encoding secondary thiamine-phosphate synthase enzyme YjbQ produces the protein MIYQKEITLPSFGRGFHIITSIIRENMPEVPEKGLLNIFIKHTSAALTLNENADPSVRHDLDSAMREVITENPSHYTHTLEGSDDMPAHIKSSLFGQSLTIPISQGHLNVGTWQGIYLCEFRNRKHRRRLVLTVYT
- a CDS encoding pyridoxal phosphate-dependent aminotransferase — its product is MSTISKRIRSLSESQTIAMSQKSAELKSKGKDIINLSVGQPDFHTPDHIKEAAIRAIHDNFTSYPPVPGYRDLREAVAKKLQKENHLDYSPEQIIISAGAKHSLANAMLSLVNKGDEVIVPAPYWVSYVEQVKLAEGENVVVQTDIENNFKITPEQLKNAITDKTKALILCSPSNPTGTIYTREELAEIASVIEKSPRKIFVISDEIYEYINFLGEHQSIAQFDNIRDQVVIINGVSKGFAMTGWRIGYMAAPTEIANAVAKLQGQVTSAAASISQRAALAAINSNKDFTKEMVKAFKRRRDLVMDGLGQIKGIKKYTPHGAFYLFPDISYYFGKSYGQRQINNAADLCFYLLEEANVALVPGNAFGSPNNIRISYAASDDALQEALRRIKAYLDKLE
- a CDS encoding response regulator, which encodes MKLYDQRTEQFFMSQTGDILIVDDSGTNLFLLQRLLEDEGYSVIITEDPKKGLDYVDKHSGIRLILLDIMMPQLDGFEFMKRLSDRGKITEIPVIIVTARDDSQSHQKAMDLGAKDYIEKPLNIKKVLDTIQYHIS